The Panicum virgatum strain AP13 chromosome 5K, P.virgatum_v5, whole genome shotgun sequence genome has a window encoding:
- the LOC120705500 gene encoding transcription factor bHLH133-like isoform X8: protein MMGGGEFKSSLLQQMMWSGGTDSKNMMSSLMPCAEEQEASNKMPPLSSSSMLLPQHLLQISSDLAPDEVNASTATSLASSDLHDGRESNMPESWSQLLLGGLVGDHERYSAATALRSKGLEGPPNMPQAAAAYNLYGHGGGEEIQTSGTNKSQAPEVKNHHSDNSSDGNSTASGSAPKKARVQTSSSAQSTLKVRKERLGDRITALHQIVSPFGKTDTASVLQETISYISFLLSQIEVLSLPYLGGHGNGNSMQQHHTVASLLNRSTSNGMAEAEASTEQQEEINNNGGGDDEEGSTKDLRGRGLCLVPVSCTSHLAGDDSDFWAVAAAPPPPPPLGIVWR, encoded by the exons ATGATGGGTGGAGGGGAATTCAAGAGCTCTTTGCTGCAGCAGATGATGTGGAGTGGTGGTACAGACAGCAAGAATATGATGAGTAGCTTGATGCCTTGTGCCGAGGAGCAAGAAGCCTCCAACAAGATGCCTCCCTTatcttcttcttccatgctcCTCCCCCAGCACCTCCTTCAAATCTCTTCTGATCTGGCTCCTGACGAGGTGAACGCCAGTACTGCAACTTCTTTGGCAAGCAGCGATCTGCATGATGGGCGGGAGAGCAACATGCCGGAGTCATGGAGCCAGCTGCTTCT TGGGGGATTAGTTGGAGATCACGAGAGATACAGCGCTGCCACAGCTCTACGGTCAAAAGGATTAGAGGGACCTCCTAATATGCCTCAGGCTGCAGCAGCTTACAATCTCTATGGCCATGGTGGTGGTGAGGAGATCCAGACATCGGGGACCAATAAATCTCAG GCACCGGAGGTGAAGAATCATCACTCTGATAACTCTTCTGAT GGCAACAGTACTGCAAGTGGTTCAGCTCCAAAGAAGGCTAGGGTtcaaacctcttcttcagcacaATCTACTCTAAAG GTAAGAAAGGAGAGGCTTGGGGATAGGATAACAGCGCTTCACCAGATAGTGTCCCCATTTGGCAAG ACTGACACTGCCTCCGTACTACAGGAGACTATTAGCTACATTAGCTTCCTCCTGAGTCAAATTGAG GTTCTCAGCTTGCCCTACTTGGGAGGCCATGGCAACGGGAACTCCATGCAACAACACCACACCGTAGCTAGT TTGCTGAACCGTAGCACTAGCAATGGTATGGCAGAAGCTGAAGCCTCGACCGAGCAGCAG gaGGAGATAAATAATAATGGCGGCGGTGACGACGAGGAGGGCTCCACCAAGGATTTGAGAGGCAGAGGGCTGTGCCTGGTGCCGGTGTCGTGCACGTcgcacctcgccggcgacgactcCGACTTCtgggcggtggccgcggcgccaccacctccgccgccgctcggcatCGTCTGGCGGTAG
- the LOC120705500 gene encoding transcription factor bHLH133-like isoform X9: MMGGGEFKSSLLQQMMWSGGTDSKNMMSSLMPCAEEQEASNKMPPLSSSSMLLPQHLLQISSDLAPDEVNASTATSLASSDLHDGRESNMPESWSQLLLGGLVGDHERYSAATALRSKGLEGPPNMPQAAAAYNLYGHGGGEEIQTSGTNKSQAPEGNSTASGSAPKKARVQTSSSAQSTLKVRKERLGDRITALHQIVSPFGKTDTASVLQETISYISFLLSQIEVLSLPYLGGHGNGNSMQQHHTVASLLNRSTSNGMAEAEASTEQQEEINNNGGGDDEEGSTKDLRGRGLCLVPVSCTSHLAGDDSDFWAVAAAPPPPPPLGIVWR; encoded by the exons ATGATGGGTGGAGGGGAATTCAAGAGCTCTTTGCTGCAGCAGATGATGTGGAGTGGTGGTACAGACAGCAAGAATATGATGAGTAGCTTGATGCCTTGTGCCGAGGAGCAAGAAGCCTCCAACAAGATGCCTCCCTTatcttcttcttccatgctcCTCCCCCAGCACCTCCTTCAAATCTCTTCTGATCTGGCTCCTGACGAGGTGAACGCCAGTACTGCAACTTCTTTGGCAAGCAGCGATCTGCATGATGGGCGGGAGAGCAACATGCCGGAGTCATGGAGCCAGCTGCTTCT TGGGGGATTAGTTGGAGATCACGAGAGATACAGCGCTGCCACAGCTCTACGGTCAAAAGGATTAGAGGGACCTCCTAATATGCCTCAGGCTGCAGCAGCTTACAATCTCTATGGCCATGGTGGTGGTGAGGAGATCCAGACATCGGGGACCAATAAATCTCAG GCACCGGAG GGCAACAGTACTGCAAGTGGTTCAGCTCCAAAGAAGGCTAGGGTtcaaacctcttcttcagcacaATCTACTCTAAAG GTAAGAAAGGAGAGGCTTGGGGATAGGATAACAGCGCTTCACCAGATAGTGTCCCCATTTGGCAAG ACTGACACTGCCTCCGTACTACAGGAGACTATTAGCTACATTAGCTTCCTCCTGAGTCAAATTGAG GTTCTCAGCTTGCCCTACTTGGGAGGCCATGGCAACGGGAACTCCATGCAACAACACCACACCGTAGCTAGT TTGCTGAACCGTAGCACTAGCAATGGTATGGCAGAAGCTGAAGCCTCGACCGAGCAGCAG gaGGAGATAAATAATAATGGCGGCGGTGACGACGAGGAGGGCTCCACCAAGGATTTGAGAGGCAGAGGGCTGTGCCTGGTGCCGGTGTCGTGCACGTcgcacctcgccggcgacgactcCGACTTCtgggcggtggccgcggcgccaccacctccgccgccgctcggcatCGTCTGGCGGTAG
- the LOC120705500 gene encoding transcription factor bHLH133-like isoform X10, with product MMGGGEFKSSLLQQMMWSGGTDSKNMMSSLMPCAEEQEASNKMPPLSSSSMLLPQHLLQISSDLAPDEVNASTATSLASSDLHDGRESNMPESWSQLLLGGLVGDHERYSAATALRSKGLEGPPNMPQAAAAYNLYGHGGGEEIQTSGTNKSQGNSTASGSAPKKARVQTSSSAQSTLKVRKERLGDRITALHQIVSPFGKTDTASVLQETISYISFLLSQIEVLSLPYLGGHGNGNSMQQHHTVASLLNRSTSNGMAEAEASTEQQEEINNNGGGDDEEGSTKDLRGRGLCLVPVSCTSHLAGDDSDFWAVAAAPPPPPPLGIVWR from the exons ATGATGGGTGGAGGGGAATTCAAGAGCTCTTTGCTGCAGCAGATGATGTGGAGTGGTGGTACAGACAGCAAGAATATGATGAGTAGCTTGATGCCTTGTGCCGAGGAGCAAGAAGCCTCCAACAAGATGCCTCCCTTatcttcttcttccatgctcCTCCCCCAGCACCTCCTTCAAATCTCTTCTGATCTGGCTCCTGACGAGGTGAACGCCAGTACTGCAACTTCTTTGGCAAGCAGCGATCTGCATGATGGGCGGGAGAGCAACATGCCGGAGTCATGGAGCCAGCTGCTTCT TGGGGGATTAGTTGGAGATCACGAGAGATACAGCGCTGCCACAGCTCTACGGTCAAAAGGATTAGAGGGACCTCCTAATATGCCTCAGGCTGCAGCAGCTTACAATCTCTATGGCCATGGTGGTGGTGAGGAGATCCAGACATCGGGGACCAATAAATCTCAG GGCAACAGTACTGCAAGTGGTTCAGCTCCAAAGAAGGCTAGGGTtcaaacctcttcttcagcacaATCTACTCTAAAG GTAAGAAAGGAGAGGCTTGGGGATAGGATAACAGCGCTTCACCAGATAGTGTCCCCATTTGGCAAG ACTGACACTGCCTCCGTACTACAGGAGACTATTAGCTACATTAGCTTCCTCCTGAGTCAAATTGAG GTTCTCAGCTTGCCCTACTTGGGAGGCCATGGCAACGGGAACTCCATGCAACAACACCACACCGTAGCTAGT TTGCTGAACCGTAGCACTAGCAATGGTATGGCAGAAGCTGAAGCCTCGACCGAGCAGCAG gaGGAGATAAATAATAATGGCGGCGGTGACGACGAGGAGGGCTCCACCAAGGATTTGAGAGGCAGAGGGCTGTGCCTGGTGCCGGTGTCGTGCACGTcgcacctcgccggcgacgactcCGACTTCtgggcggtggccgcggcgccaccacctccgccgccgctcggcatCGTCTGGCGGTAG
- the LOC120705500 gene encoding transcription factor bHLH68-like isoform X2 — MMGGGEFKSSLLQQMMWSGGTDSKNMMSSLMPCAEEQEASNKMPPLSSSSMLLPQHLLQISSDLAPDEVNASTATSLASSDLHDGRESNMPESWSQLLLGGLVGDHERYSAATALRSKGLEGPPNMPQAAAAYNLYGHGGGEEIQTSGTNKSQVSQMLLASSPRSCITTSLGSNMLDFSNSTVQAPEVKNHHSDNSSDGNSTASGSAPKKARVQTSSSAQSTLKVRKERLGDRITALHQIVSPFGKTDTASVLQETISYISFLLSQIEVLSLPYLGGHGNGNSMQQHHTVASLLNRSTSNGMAEAEASTEQQEINNNGGGDDEEGSTKDLRGRGLCLVPVSCTSHLAGDDSDFWAVAAAPPPPPPLGIVWR, encoded by the exons ATGATGGGTGGAGGGGAATTCAAGAGCTCTTTGCTGCAGCAGATGATGTGGAGTGGTGGTACAGACAGCAAGAATATGATGAGTAGCTTGATGCCTTGTGCCGAGGAGCAAGAAGCCTCCAACAAGATGCCTCCCTTatcttcttcttccatgctcCTCCCCCAGCACCTCCTTCAAATCTCTTCTGATCTGGCTCCTGACGAGGTGAACGCCAGTACTGCAACTTCTTTGGCAAGCAGCGATCTGCATGATGGGCGGGAGAGCAACATGCCGGAGTCATGGAGCCAGCTGCTTCT TGGGGGATTAGTTGGAGATCACGAGAGATACAGCGCTGCCACAGCTCTACGGTCAAAAGGATTAGAGGGACCTCCTAATATGCCTCAGGCTGCAGCAGCTTACAATCTCTATGGCCATGGTGGTGGTGAGGAGATCCAGACATCGGGGACCAATAAATCTCAGGTGAGCCAGATGCTCTTGGCGTCCTCTCCTAGGTCATGCATCACCACAAGCCTCGGCAGCAACATGCTAGACTTCTCAAACAGCACAGTGCAGGCACCGGAGGTGAAGAATCATCACTCTGATAACTCTTCTGAT GGCAACAGTACTGCAAGTGGTTCAGCTCCAAAGAAGGCTAGGGTtcaaacctcttcttcagcacaATCTACTCTAAAG GTAAGAAAGGAGAGGCTTGGGGATAGGATAACAGCGCTTCACCAGATAGTGTCCCCATTTGGCAAG ACTGACACTGCCTCCGTACTACAGGAGACTATTAGCTACATTAGCTTCCTCCTGAGTCAAATTGAG GTTCTCAGCTTGCCCTACTTGGGAGGCCATGGCAACGGGAACTCCATGCAACAACACCACACCGTAGCTAGT TTGCTGAACCGTAGCACTAGCAATGGTATGGCAGAAGCTGAAGCCTCGACCGAGCAGCAG GAGATAAATAATAATGGCGGCGGTGACGACGAGGAGGGCTCCACCAAGGATTTGAGAGGCAGAGGGCTGTGCCTGGTGCCGGTGTCGTGCACGTcgcacctcgccggcgacgactcCGACTTCtgggcggtggccgcggcgccaccacctccgccgccgctcggcatCGTCTGGCGGTAG
- the LOC120705500 gene encoding transcription factor bHLH68-like isoform X6: MMGGGEFKSSLLQQMMWSGGTDSKNMMSSLMPCAEEQEASNKMPPLSSSSMLLPQHLLQISSDLAPDEVNASTATSLASSDLHDGRESNMPESWSQLLLGGLVGDHERYSAATALRSKGLEGPPNMPQAAAAYNLYGHGGGEEIQTSGTNKSQVSQMLLASSPRSCITTSLGSNMLDFSNSTVQAPEVKNHHSDNSSDGNSTASGSAPKKARVQTSSSAQSTLKVRKERLGDRITALHQIVSPFGKTDTASVLQETISYISFLLSQIELLNRSTSNGMAEAEASTEQQEINNNGGGDDEEGSTKDLRGRGLCLVPVSCTSHLAGDDSDFWAVAAAPPPPPPLGIVWR; the protein is encoded by the exons ATGATGGGTGGAGGGGAATTCAAGAGCTCTTTGCTGCAGCAGATGATGTGGAGTGGTGGTACAGACAGCAAGAATATGATGAGTAGCTTGATGCCTTGTGCCGAGGAGCAAGAAGCCTCCAACAAGATGCCTCCCTTatcttcttcttccatgctcCTCCCCCAGCACCTCCTTCAAATCTCTTCTGATCTGGCTCCTGACGAGGTGAACGCCAGTACTGCAACTTCTTTGGCAAGCAGCGATCTGCATGATGGGCGGGAGAGCAACATGCCGGAGTCATGGAGCCAGCTGCTTCT TGGGGGATTAGTTGGAGATCACGAGAGATACAGCGCTGCCACAGCTCTACGGTCAAAAGGATTAGAGGGACCTCCTAATATGCCTCAGGCTGCAGCAGCTTACAATCTCTATGGCCATGGTGGTGGTGAGGAGATCCAGACATCGGGGACCAATAAATCTCAGGTGAGCCAGATGCTCTTGGCGTCCTCTCCTAGGTCATGCATCACCACAAGCCTCGGCAGCAACATGCTAGACTTCTCAAACAGCACAGTGCAGGCACCGGAGGTGAAGAATCATCACTCTGATAACTCTTCTGAT GGCAACAGTACTGCAAGTGGTTCAGCTCCAAAGAAGGCTAGGGTtcaaacctcttcttcagcacaATCTACTCTAAAG GTAAGAAAGGAGAGGCTTGGGGATAGGATAACAGCGCTTCACCAGATAGTGTCCCCATTTGGCAAG ACTGACACTGCCTCCGTACTACAGGAGACTATTAGCTACATTAGCTTCCTCCTGAGTCAAATTGAG TTGCTGAACCGTAGCACTAGCAATGGTATGGCAGAAGCTGAAGCCTCGACCGAGCAGCAG GAGATAAATAATAATGGCGGCGGTGACGACGAGGAGGGCTCCACCAAGGATTTGAGAGGCAGAGGGCTGTGCCTGGTGCCGGTGTCGTGCACGTcgcacctcgccggcgacgactcCGACTTCtgggcggtggccgcggcgccaccacctccgccgccgctcggcatCGTCTGGCGGTAG
- the LOC120705500 gene encoding transcription factor bHLH68-like isoform X3 — MMGGGEFKSSLLQQMMWSGGTDSKNMMSSLMPCAEEQEASNKMPPLSSSSMLLPQHLLQISSDLAPDEVNASTATSLASSDLHDGRESNMPESWSQLLLGGLVGDHERYSAATALRSKGLEGPPNMPQAAAAYNLYGHGGGEEIQTSGTNKSQVSQMLLASSPRSCITTSLGSNMLDFSNSTVQAPEGNSTASGSAPKKARVQTSSSAQSTLKVRKERLGDRITALHQIVSPFGKTDTASVLQETISYISFLLSQIEVLSLPYLGGHGNGNSMQQHHTVASLLNRSTSNGMAEAEASTEQQEEINNNGGGDDEEGSTKDLRGRGLCLVPVSCTSHLAGDDSDFWAVAAAPPPPPPLGIVWR, encoded by the exons ATGATGGGTGGAGGGGAATTCAAGAGCTCTTTGCTGCAGCAGATGATGTGGAGTGGTGGTACAGACAGCAAGAATATGATGAGTAGCTTGATGCCTTGTGCCGAGGAGCAAGAAGCCTCCAACAAGATGCCTCCCTTatcttcttcttccatgctcCTCCCCCAGCACCTCCTTCAAATCTCTTCTGATCTGGCTCCTGACGAGGTGAACGCCAGTACTGCAACTTCTTTGGCAAGCAGCGATCTGCATGATGGGCGGGAGAGCAACATGCCGGAGTCATGGAGCCAGCTGCTTCT TGGGGGATTAGTTGGAGATCACGAGAGATACAGCGCTGCCACAGCTCTACGGTCAAAAGGATTAGAGGGACCTCCTAATATGCCTCAGGCTGCAGCAGCTTACAATCTCTATGGCCATGGTGGTGGTGAGGAGATCCAGACATCGGGGACCAATAAATCTCAGGTGAGCCAGATGCTCTTGGCGTCCTCTCCTAGGTCATGCATCACCACAAGCCTCGGCAGCAACATGCTAGACTTCTCAAACAGCACAGTGCAGGCACCGGAG GGCAACAGTACTGCAAGTGGTTCAGCTCCAAAGAAGGCTAGGGTtcaaacctcttcttcagcacaATCTACTCTAAAG GTAAGAAAGGAGAGGCTTGGGGATAGGATAACAGCGCTTCACCAGATAGTGTCCCCATTTGGCAAG ACTGACACTGCCTCCGTACTACAGGAGACTATTAGCTACATTAGCTTCCTCCTGAGTCAAATTGAG GTTCTCAGCTTGCCCTACTTGGGAGGCCATGGCAACGGGAACTCCATGCAACAACACCACACCGTAGCTAGT TTGCTGAACCGTAGCACTAGCAATGGTATGGCAGAAGCTGAAGCCTCGACCGAGCAGCAG gaGGAGATAAATAATAATGGCGGCGGTGACGACGAGGAGGGCTCCACCAAGGATTTGAGAGGCAGAGGGCTGTGCCTGGTGCCGGTGTCGTGCACGTcgcacctcgccggcgacgactcCGACTTCtgggcggtggccgcggcgccaccacctccgccgccgctcggcatCGTCTGGCGGTAG
- the LOC120705500 gene encoding transcription factor bHLH68-like isoform X5, protein MMGGGEFKSSLLQQMMWSGGTDSKNMMSSLMPCAEEQEASNKMPPLSSSSMLLPQHLLQISSDLAPDEVNASTATSLASSDLHDGRESNMPESWSQLLLGGLVGDHERYSAATALRSKGLEGPPNMPQAAAAYNLYGHGGGEEIQTSGTNKSQVSQMLLASSPRSCITTSLGSNMLDFSNSTVQAPEVKNHHSDNSSDGNSTASGSAPKKARVQTSSSAQSTLKVRKERLGDRITALHQIVSPFGKTDTASVLQETISYISFLLSQIELLNRSTSNGMAEAEASTEQQEEINNNGGGDDEEGSTKDLRGRGLCLVPVSCTSHLAGDDSDFWAVAAAPPPPPPLGIVWR, encoded by the exons ATGATGGGTGGAGGGGAATTCAAGAGCTCTTTGCTGCAGCAGATGATGTGGAGTGGTGGTACAGACAGCAAGAATATGATGAGTAGCTTGATGCCTTGTGCCGAGGAGCAAGAAGCCTCCAACAAGATGCCTCCCTTatcttcttcttccatgctcCTCCCCCAGCACCTCCTTCAAATCTCTTCTGATCTGGCTCCTGACGAGGTGAACGCCAGTACTGCAACTTCTTTGGCAAGCAGCGATCTGCATGATGGGCGGGAGAGCAACATGCCGGAGTCATGGAGCCAGCTGCTTCT TGGGGGATTAGTTGGAGATCACGAGAGATACAGCGCTGCCACAGCTCTACGGTCAAAAGGATTAGAGGGACCTCCTAATATGCCTCAGGCTGCAGCAGCTTACAATCTCTATGGCCATGGTGGTGGTGAGGAGATCCAGACATCGGGGACCAATAAATCTCAGGTGAGCCAGATGCTCTTGGCGTCCTCTCCTAGGTCATGCATCACCACAAGCCTCGGCAGCAACATGCTAGACTTCTCAAACAGCACAGTGCAGGCACCGGAGGTGAAGAATCATCACTCTGATAACTCTTCTGAT GGCAACAGTACTGCAAGTGGTTCAGCTCCAAAGAAGGCTAGGGTtcaaacctcttcttcagcacaATCTACTCTAAAG GTAAGAAAGGAGAGGCTTGGGGATAGGATAACAGCGCTTCACCAGATAGTGTCCCCATTTGGCAAG ACTGACACTGCCTCCGTACTACAGGAGACTATTAGCTACATTAGCTTCCTCCTGAGTCAAATTGAG TTGCTGAACCGTAGCACTAGCAATGGTATGGCAGAAGCTGAAGCCTCGACCGAGCAGCAG gaGGAGATAAATAATAATGGCGGCGGTGACGACGAGGAGGGCTCCACCAAGGATTTGAGAGGCAGAGGGCTGTGCCTGGTGCCGGTGTCGTGCACGTcgcacctcgccggcgacgactcCGACTTCtgggcggtggccgcggcgccaccacctccgccgccgctcggcatCGTCTGGCGGTAG
- the LOC120705500 gene encoding transcription factor bHLH68-like isoform X1 has protein sequence MMGGGEFKSSLLQQMMWSGGTDSKNMMSSLMPCAEEQEASNKMPPLSSSSMLLPQHLLQISSDLAPDEVNASTATSLASSDLHDGRESNMPESWSQLLLGGLVGDHERYSAATALRSKGLEGPPNMPQAAAAYNLYGHGGGEEIQTSGTNKSQVSQMLLASSPRSCITTSLGSNMLDFSNSTVQAPEVKNHHSDNSSDGNSTASGSAPKKARVQTSSSAQSTLKVRKERLGDRITALHQIVSPFGKTDTASVLQETISYISFLLSQIEVLSLPYLGGHGNGNSMQQHHTVASLLNRSTSNGMAEAEASTEQQEEINNNGGGDDEEGSTKDLRGRGLCLVPVSCTSHLAGDDSDFWAVAAAPPPPPPLGIVWR, from the exons ATGATGGGTGGAGGGGAATTCAAGAGCTCTTTGCTGCAGCAGATGATGTGGAGTGGTGGTACAGACAGCAAGAATATGATGAGTAGCTTGATGCCTTGTGCCGAGGAGCAAGAAGCCTCCAACAAGATGCCTCCCTTatcttcttcttccatgctcCTCCCCCAGCACCTCCTTCAAATCTCTTCTGATCTGGCTCCTGACGAGGTGAACGCCAGTACTGCAACTTCTTTGGCAAGCAGCGATCTGCATGATGGGCGGGAGAGCAACATGCCGGAGTCATGGAGCCAGCTGCTTCT TGGGGGATTAGTTGGAGATCACGAGAGATACAGCGCTGCCACAGCTCTACGGTCAAAAGGATTAGAGGGACCTCCTAATATGCCTCAGGCTGCAGCAGCTTACAATCTCTATGGCCATGGTGGTGGTGAGGAGATCCAGACATCGGGGACCAATAAATCTCAGGTGAGCCAGATGCTCTTGGCGTCCTCTCCTAGGTCATGCATCACCACAAGCCTCGGCAGCAACATGCTAGACTTCTCAAACAGCACAGTGCAGGCACCGGAGGTGAAGAATCATCACTCTGATAACTCTTCTGAT GGCAACAGTACTGCAAGTGGTTCAGCTCCAAAGAAGGCTAGGGTtcaaacctcttcttcagcacaATCTACTCTAAAG GTAAGAAAGGAGAGGCTTGGGGATAGGATAACAGCGCTTCACCAGATAGTGTCCCCATTTGGCAAG ACTGACACTGCCTCCGTACTACAGGAGACTATTAGCTACATTAGCTTCCTCCTGAGTCAAATTGAG GTTCTCAGCTTGCCCTACTTGGGAGGCCATGGCAACGGGAACTCCATGCAACAACACCACACCGTAGCTAGT TTGCTGAACCGTAGCACTAGCAATGGTATGGCAGAAGCTGAAGCCTCGACCGAGCAGCAG gaGGAGATAAATAATAATGGCGGCGGTGACGACGAGGAGGGCTCCACCAAGGATTTGAGAGGCAGAGGGCTGTGCCTGGTGCCGGTGTCGTGCACGTcgcacctcgccggcgacgactcCGACTTCtgggcggtggccgcggcgccaccacctccgccgccgctcggcatCGTCTGGCGGTAG
- the LOC120705500 gene encoding transcription factor bHLH68-like isoform X4, producing MMGGGEFKSSLLQQMMWSGGTDSKNMMSSLMPCAEEQEASNKMPPLSSSSMLLPQHLLQISSDLAPDEVNASTATSLASSDLHDGRESNMPESWSQLLLGGLVGDHERYSAATALRSKGLEGPPNMPQAAAAYNLYGHGGGEEIQTSGTNKSQVSQMLLASSPRSCITTSLGSNMLDFSNSTVQAPEVKNHHSDNSSDGNSTASGSAPKKARVQTSSSAQSTLKVRKERLGDRITALHQIVSPFGKTDTASVLQETISYISFLLSQIEVLSLPYLGGHGNGNSMQQHHTVASEEINNNGGGDDEEGSTKDLRGRGLCLVPVSCTSHLAGDDSDFWAVAAAPPPPPPLGIVWR from the exons ATGATGGGTGGAGGGGAATTCAAGAGCTCTTTGCTGCAGCAGATGATGTGGAGTGGTGGTACAGACAGCAAGAATATGATGAGTAGCTTGATGCCTTGTGCCGAGGAGCAAGAAGCCTCCAACAAGATGCCTCCCTTatcttcttcttccatgctcCTCCCCCAGCACCTCCTTCAAATCTCTTCTGATCTGGCTCCTGACGAGGTGAACGCCAGTACTGCAACTTCTTTGGCAAGCAGCGATCTGCATGATGGGCGGGAGAGCAACATGCCGGAGTCATGGAGCCAGCTGCTTCT TGGGGGATTAGTTGGAGATCACGAGAGATACAGCGCTGCCACAGCTCTACGGTCAAAAGGATTAGAGGGACCTCCTAATATGCCTCAGGCTGCAGCAGCTTACAATCTCTATGGCCATGGTGGTGGTGAGGAGATCCAGACATCGGGGACCAATAAATCTCAGGTGAGCCAGATGCTCTTGGCGTCCTCTCCTAGGTCATGCATCACCACAAGCCTCGGCAGCAACATGCTAGACTTCTCAAACAGCACAGTGCAGGCACCGGAGGTGAAGAATCATCACTCTGATAACTCTTCTGAT GGCAACAGTACTGCAAGTGGTTCAGCTCCAAAGAAGGCTAGGGTtcaaacctcttcttcagcacaATCTACTCTAAAG GTAAGAAAGGAGAGGCTTGGGGATAGGATAACAGCGCTTCACCAGATAGTGTCCCCATTTGGCAAG ACTGACACTGCCTCCGTACTACAGGAGACTATTAGCTACATTAGCTTCCTCCTGAGTCAAATTGAG GTTCTCAGCTTGCCCTACTTGGGAGGCCATGGCAACGGGAACTCCATGCAACAACACCACACCGTAGCTAGT gaGGAGATAAATAATAATGGCGGCGGTGACGACGAGGAGGGCTCCACCAAGGATTTGAGAGGCAGAGGGCTGTGCCTGGTGCCGGTGTCGTGCACGTcgcacctcgccggcgacgactcCGACTTCtgggcggtggccgcggcgccaccacctccgccgccgctcggcatCGTCTGGCGGTAG
- the LOC120705500 gene encoding transcription factor bHLH68-like isoform X7, translating into MMGGGEFKSSLLQQMMWSGGTDSKNMMSSLMPCAEEQEASNKMPPLSSSSMLLPQHLLQISSDLAPDEVNASTATSLASSDLHDGRESNMPESWSQLLLGGLVGDHERYSAATALRSKGLEGPPNMPQAAAAYNLYGHGGGEEIQTSGTNKSQVSQMLLASSPRSCITTSLGSNMLDFSNSTVQAPEVKNHHSDNSSDGNSTASGSAPKKARVQTSSSAQSTLKVRKERLGDRITALHQIVSPFGKTDTASVLQETISYISFLLSQIEVLSLPYLGGHGNGNSMQQHHTVASGHLQKRMDGKGRPTSLKLMHVLLIATSRVRKSNFSNCRSRRAKISACMYDDTV; encoded by the exons ATGATGGGTGGAGGGGAATTCAAGAGCTCTTTGCTGCAGCAGATGATGTGGAGTGGTGGTACAGACAGCAAGAATATGATGAGTAGCTTGATGCCTTGTGCCGAGGAGCAAGAAGCCTCCAACAAGATGCCTCCCTTatcttcttcttccatgctcCTCCCCCAGCACCTCCTTCAAATCTCTTCTGATCTGGCTCCTGACGAGGTGAACGCCAGTACTGCAACTTCTTTGGCAAGCAGCGATCTGCATGATGGGCGGGAGAGCAACATGCCGGAGTCATGGAGCCAGCTGCTTCT TGGGGGATTAGTTGGAGATCACGAGAGATACAGCGCTGCCACAGCTCTACGGTCAAAAGGATTAGAGGGACCTCCTAATATGCCTCAGGCTGCAGCAGCTTACAATCTCTATGGCCATGGTGGTGGTGAGGAGATCCAGACATCGGGGACCAATAAATCTCAGGTGAGCCAGATGCTCTTGGCGTCCTCTCCTAGGTCATGCATCACCACAAGCCTCGGCAGCAACATGCTAGACTTCTCAAACAGCACAGTGCAGGCACCGGAGGTGAAGAATCATCACTCTGATAACTCTTCTGAT GGCAACAGTACTGCAAGTGGTTCAGCTCCAAAGAAGGCTAGGGTtcaaacctcttcttcagcacaATCTACTCTAAAG GTAAGAAAGGAGAGGCTTGGGGATAGGATAACAGCGCTTCACCAGATAGTGTCCCCATTTGGCAAG ACTGACACTGCCTCCGTACTACAGGAGACTATTAGCTACATTAGCTTCCTCCTGAGTCAAATTGAG GTTCTCAGCTTGCCCTACTTGGGAGGCCATGGCAACGGGAACTCCATGCAACAACACCACACCGTAGCTAGT GGTCACCTGCAAAAGAGAATGGATGGAAAGGGACGACCCACTTCACTGAAATTGATGCATGTACTACTGATCGCTACGAGCAGGGTCAGAAAGAGTAACTTTAGTAATTGTAGATCCCGAAGAGCAAAGATAAGTGCATGCATGTATGATGATACAGTATGA